A portion of the Punica granatum isolate Tunisia-2019 chromosome 7, ASM765513v2, whole genome shotgun sequence genome contains these proteins:
- the LOC116212642 gene encoding uncharacterized protein LOC116212642, whose amino-acid sequence MDGRGGCCIARYATAGGAYDASKVDRIMLRFRPIAPKPSSGGSSSGASSSESNKADSYVKTGRGRRRYVRSSSDKSISSSRKRCSGKRRKPAAFPTPTDTTDVASSGDRQAVVTLPLLPETPELGRPEKEEEEEEEAGEKNNIIALGSISYGVRTARPGTTFGGNLCFVPEASREQQPHSYPDQLHGATWLNFNSHDRAALLRRPILRKVEAWVMVECVMDTWVDGYAIGRTDEEKRRNLAADTCPGFVSDGLGRVTWTNAAFRQTVGQGEPGVDVAVCLVMKDQGVPVTVGLLAQAAAFTCRVRMQYACGKEKAGSSLTLPCDVWRMDGGGFAWRLDVKAALSLGR is encoded by the coding sequence ATGGACGGTAGAGGAGGTTGTTGTATAGCTCGATATGCGACGGCTGGAGGTGCTTACGATGCTTCCAAGGTAGACCGGATAATGCTCAGGTTCCGCCCTATTGCTCCGAAGCCTAGCTCTGGTGGGTCTTCTTCCGGCGCCTCTTCCTCGGAGAGCAATAAGGCTGACTCTTATGTCAAGACCGGGAGAGGCAGGAGACGGTACGTTCGATCATCATCGGACAAGAGCATCAGCAGCAGCCGCAAGCGTTGCAGTGGGAAACGGAGGAAGCCAGCTGCTTTCCCCACCCCCACCGACACCACGGACGTCGCTTCATCGGGAGACCGCCAGGCAGTGGTGACTCTGCCGCTGTTGCCGGAAACGCCGGAGCTCGGCAGGCCTgaaaaggaggaggaggaggaggaggaggcgggggaaaagaataatattatcGCTCTAGGAAGCATCAGTTACGGCGTCAGAACTGCGAGGCCGGGGACGACCTTTGGCGGCAACTTGTGCTTCGTCCCGGAGGCGTCCAGAGAGCAGCAGCCGCACTCGTATCCGGATCAGTTGCATGGCGCCACGTGGCTCAACTTCAACAGCCATGATAGAGCAGCACTCCTGCGGCGGCCGATCTTGAGGAAGGTGGAGGCGTGGGTGATGGTGGAGTGCGTGATGGACACATGGGTGGACGGCTATGCCATAGGGCGTACGGACGAAGAAAAGAGGAGGAACCTCGCGGCGGACACGTGCCCTGGGTTTGTATCGGATGGGCTTGGCCGGGTGACGTGGACAAATGCGGCATTCAGGCAGACGGTCGGCCAGGGGGAACCCGGTGTCGACGTGGCAGTCTGTCTGGTGATGAAGGACCAGGGGGTTCCCGTGACGGTGGGGCTGCTGGCCCAAGCGGCCGCGTTCACCTGCAGGGTGAGGATGCAGTACGCATGTGGGAAGGAGAAGGCCGGGTCATCGCTGACGCTGCCGTGCGACGTCTGGAGGATGGATGGTGGCGGGTTCGCATGGAGGCTAGATGTGAAGGCCGCTCTCAGCCTCGGGCGgtaa